From the genome of Solanum lycopersicum chromosome 12, SLM_r2.1:
GCAACAGCCCAACTTTGTTTCTTCTGCACAAATAACAAAACTGAGTCTGAAGCTTGCATCATTGGTCTAAATATGGCAATAGATTTTGTTATAGGACAATTGATTCTGTTAGGAGATTCTAATTTGCTTATTCTACAAGCTCAAGGCGAATGGATAACTCGAGACCTCAAGATTCTTACATACATACAATATGTGAAATATCTTAGCAAAAGGTTCGGTTCCATCAAGTTTAGATACATCCCCGGGTTTGATAATAAATTGGCAGATGCCTTGGCTACTTTGGCCTTAATGCTTCCATATCCCAGAAACACTTACATCACCCCCTTGATGATTCAAGATGGGGACCAACATGGCTATTGTAATACAGTGGAAAAAGAAATAGATGGTGAGCCATGGTACCTAGAcatcaagaaattttttatgaCATGAAGATGACTCGAACACGCCAATGGAAGACAAAAAAGAACTATTACACATCTGACTAATGGTTTTCTTTTAAGATGGAAGTTTTGTATAAACGAACTACGAATCTGAACTTGTCAAGATTTATGGATGCTGAAAAAGCCGAGAAGATCATGAATGTAGTACATGCTAGGGTATGTGGACAATACATGAACGGATATGTCTTTGCAAAAAAGATACTCTAAGCAAAATATtattagataaaaatggaaCGAGATTCCATTAGCTTTGTGAAAAAATATCACCAATGTTAAATTCATGGGAATTCATTCATTCACCTCCTTTATAGTTCCATCCCATGACATCTCCTTGACCCTTTGTTGCACAgggaatggatgtcatcggaCGAATTGAGCCAAAAGCTTCTAATGGAGATCGATTCATTTTGGTAGCAATTGATTAATTTACCAAATGGTTGAGGCAATTACTTTCAAAACATTCAGTAAGAAGGCGGTCGTGGATTTTGTCCATTCAGACATCATTTGTCAATTTGGTATCCCAAGAGATATCATCATAGAAAATACTGCAAACCTTAATAGCAATCTTATGAAGAGGTATGTGAGCAATTCAAATTGTGCACACAATTCTACTCCATACCAACCAAATGCCAACAAAATTGTGGAGGCAaccaacaaaaatatcaaaaagattcTTAGAAGGATGGTTCAAGGCACCAGACAATGGCATGAGAAGCTACCTTTTTCACTTTTAGGATATCGCACAACAGTGCGCACCTCGATTGGTGAAATTCCCTATTTGCTGGTGTATGGGACTAAAGCTGTGATTCCAGTGTAATTCAAAAttccatatttttaaattattgtcgatgttaaaattaatgataataatgggTTAAAACCCGACTAAAGCAGCTCGTATTAATAGATGAGAAACAATTGACGACTGTCAGTTTTGGTCAACTTTTTTAGCAAAGGACATGCAACAAAAAGGTACACCCAAAACACTTTAAAGTAGGTCAACTAGTCTTATACCGCATTCTCCCAGACCAAGAATAAGCCAAGGGAAAGTTTTCCTCAAATTGTCAAGGTCCATATCTTATCAAGGAAATGTTATCCAAAGGAGCATCGCACCTTACTGATGTGGAGGGAAAGTTCACAAGCATAATTGTCCAGAGTGCATGTCATGGTTCACTCAAAGTCAACATATGCCTCCAGATAagttctctttctcattttctttaaaaagggACGTCTTTCCTTCAGTGTATAGTCTTCTTGATCCAATCTTTCACACTTTTAAGTATGATATTTTTCTAGTCTTTTTGGCATAATCCCTTCACAAATAAGgtaaaaaatgttttccaaaggtAAAGCTGAGTATCTGAGTTAACATCTTAGCGAGAAAGGACTAAAAACACCTCAGATCTTCACTAAAAACTCATGAAGGAACACAATATAGTCTCTTAGGTCATaagaaagaatttgaaaagGAGAATTCATTCATTAAGAGATCAGTCGCACTATGATATTTTGTAGTACCAAAGATCAAGGTCCATAAATtgacaaaaaagaaatttcaaagatttttcTACAAAGGATTTGGAGTATAATTGGAGAAATTTGTCATGAGTATGCTCAAGTCATCAGAGCATCAAGGCCACAAACCAATTACCACTTTAAACTAacaattttctctttgttttgctcAACACATGAAGAAAAGAAATGCGGaatcacaaataaaaatgaaacatcACTAAAGGAAGTACTCCAAAGCCTTTCAAATTTCTGTTGTTTCATTTCATACTATTCGCATTCTTGCCTCTCAATTTGAAAGCTTCGGGCAATACACATTACTTTAAATTTCGTGTGATATTCACAAATCCTTTATTTATGTGCAATACACACATGTACTTTATTCATGTGCAATAGACACCAATATGAATTCCATGCGAGAAGCACACATCATTTATTCATGTGCAAAATGCACATGTCCTTTATTCATATGTAATACGCATCAATCTGAATTTCATGCAATATGCAACATCTTTTATTCATATACAAAATGTACCAGTATTTCTTTCATGAGCAAGATGTACCAATACAAATTCCATGAAATGCGCATCGAGATTGCATTCATATGCAATACACACTAGTCTTATTTCATGTGCAATGTGCCTCAATCCTTATTCACATGCAATacacattaattttatattcatgGGAAATATGCACCACATGCATATTGGGCAATAAGCCCCAACATTCATGGGTTATTCACATCATATTCACATTTTGATTCTACACCCAATCTTTGGTCAATCCACAAAGAAAATACATCTTCTTTGAAACTCTCAAGGGCAATAGGCTCATTCCTCCTTTACTTTCTACGGATACATGTCCTAgttcaagattttcatttttcttcttccctaaaagaaacaaactttcgtatttttcattttgtgaTATTGAGTTTTGAGTTTAAACCGCCAACTCAAATTAAAACATGCACCTGATAATGATCAACAAACCACCAAGATAACATGAAGATAAATCTCATAGATAAACGCATAGAGCAGGTCGAAGATCAAGAAAAGATCGTAACAAGAAACATTTCAGCAGGGATCTTTTAACTCCTATAATGTAGAGAGACCTAGTTCTCtagatc
Proteins encoded in this window:
- the LOC138340429 gene encoding uncharacterized protein, producing the protein MAIDFVIGQLILLGDSNLLILQAQGEWITRDLKILTYIQYVKYLSKRFGSIKFRYIPGFDNKLADALATLALMLPYPRNTYITPLMIQDGDQHGYCNTVEKEIDVLYKRTTNLNLSRFMDAEKAEKIMNVVHARGMDVIGRIEPKASNGDRFILVAID
- the LOC138340430 gene encoding uncharacterized protein yields the protein MVEAITFKTFSKKAVVDFVHSDIICQFGIPRDIIIENTANLNSNLMKRYVSNSNCAHNSTPYQPNANKIVEATNKNIKKILRRMVQGTRQWHEKLPFSLLGYRTTVRTSIGEIPYLLVYGTKAVIPV